The following are encoded in a window of Helicobacter ganmani genomic DNA:
- a CDS encoding DUF3298 and DUF4163 domain-containing protein has translation MKQNLSILSKCFGVLILCIGIETMALDFTYQTFLIPTAQAKILNQATDKTSSNPQTLLFVANSKEGILYAGNQDLGRCTPLLQDKLESQNEPITLKEGILECKNLALKVENGAILGALTATQNFRLNLKLIDSMVLRQQEITYQYPKNSKQAKNALISTQFHCSNDSKTQKILQSVYQESFDCKNSKEVFLKNSQDSIQNYFKEMLQTNDKEKVAKGIEKYLQTSPFEEYKGESLYYFDNNLLVFLKSNYLYTGGAHGISSKWGVIVSKEKGILPLNTILDSNNGELKSLLWQEYQNYLKSVKAEAFVDFESFRVSDVILLDYDSFVFLYQPYEIMPYAYGIVELRIPLEQMGKFGNFAKTPLESLFVK, from the coding sequence ATGAAACAAAACCTTTCCATTTTATCCAAATGCTTTGGAGTCTTAATTTTATGTATTGGAATAGAGACTATGGCTTTAGATTTCACTTATCAAACTTTCCTTATCCCTACCGCGCAAGCCAAAATATTAAATCAAGCCACAGATAAAACCTCTTCCAATCCCCAAACCCTACTTTTTGTTGCAAATTCCAAAGAGGGAATTCTTTATGCTGGCAATCAGGATTTAGGTCGCTGCACACCTTTGTTGCAAGACAAACTAGAATCGCAAAATGAACCTATCACTCTAAAAGAGGGGATACTTGAATGTAAAAATCTAGCCTTAAAGGTTGAAAATGGCGCAATCCTAGGTGCGCTAACCGCTACACAAAACTTTAGACTAAACCTCAAGCTGATAGATTCTATGGTTTTGCGACAACAAGAAATAACCTACCAATATCCAAAAAACTCTAAACAAGCCAAAAATGCCTTAATCTCTACGCAATTTCATTGTTCCAACGATTCAAAAACACAAAAAATCTTGCAATCTGTGTATCAAGAATCTTTTGATTGCAAAAACTCCAAAGAGGTATTTTTGAAAAATTCACAAGATTCCATACAAAACTACTTTAAAGAAATGCTACAAACAAACGACAAAGAAAAAGTGGCGAAAGGAATAGAAAAATACCTACAAACTTCGCCATTTGAAGAATACAAGGGAGAATCTTTATATTATTTTGATAACAATCTACTTGTATTTCTTAAAAGCAATTATCTTTACACAGGAGGCGCACACGGAATCTCTAGCAAATGGGGCGTCATTGTATCTAAAGAAAAGGGAATCCTTCCTCTAAACACAATATTGGATTCCAATAATGGAGAGCTAAAAAGCCTTTTGTGGCAGGAATACCAAAATTATCTCAAAAGCGTGAAAGCAGAAGCCTTTGTGGATTTTGAATCCTTTAGGGTTTCAGATGTTATTTTGTTGGATTATGATTCTTTTGTTTTTCTCTATCAACCTTATGAAATTATGCCCT